The Hydra vulgaris chromosome 14, alternate assembly HydraT2T_AEP genome includes the window aatttgttaaagaatttgactcaaagcacagatagtacacagtacactatttaatagtccaagcaattACCTCATTAGTATTAATAAATCCTAAGCCATAACAAAAGGCTACAAATGTGGCCTCGACAATGCACATCAAAAGTATGAatagggacaccatccatgtgcaacatggcattgttagtactctgatactttacagctgttgatggaattagCCTTTCTAATTACATAGCTACAACAGAATAtgagaaacctgactaccagccggcctcagaaccataaaactaagTATCAGAGCTAATGTACCCTCATTAGAAGATattagaatgagttgcctagtcataaaaacagagactcAAACAAAACCCATGCAacaagtcaagaagatccagtaTTCAACATCTTAAATGGAAACAacgtattataaatacatctttAAAGAAAGGGTGCGAAGCTAGTCAGCAGATAGAACCTATTTACCCCTGAAGTCTTTGACTAGGAGatcttctacaagacagtaacAGGATGCATTTAATGCCTGCCCAAGATGAGCacttttatcaagacaccatctctagcctttactcaactaAGATCCCCAAAGCAGGGGGAATTTTAAATCGGAGTTGGCCTCTCCTTGCCTTTGtctaaaaaagtgtaaaaaagtGACTTGGTTCAAAAGTGACACTTTTGAACCAAATGTTCAGAggtataacatttataaagaaaatggaTGTGACTGTCGAAGAGATGGTGATGTATGCCTTTATGTAAAATTACGAAGTTTACAACTTCATAATTCTGAGTTTCAACAAGATCTTGGAATTATATTTTCAACAACCCTTAAATGGAAAGATGCAACTAAACTCATTTCATCAGAGCAACTAAACTTACTTCATCAATTAGCAGTCTCATACATAAAGATTGACTCAGGCTTTGCAACTCTAactgaaagaagaaaaaaaaggagatttgATTGATTTATACAAACTTATACATAGCattgacaaaataaacattGGAAAATCTTTCCCACTTGTTAAAAACTGTGCATCTActctttagttttaaaaactttcttaaacCAACTgaaccttttagttcttaaacCAACTGAATCTTTTAGTTCTTAAACCAACTGAATCTTTTCAACTTGAATTTGCACATCAGCATCTAACATAAAAGAAGCAAAACATCGAATGAAATCTGAATTGGTCAAAAATTGTATAAGAAGGAAGTATTTTTTAAGTAGTAGGGTTGTTGATGGATAGAATATTACAGTTAACAGCATCAAATCAAACTTGCAATCGGTCGACTTAGAAGCAATAACAAACatgaggaaaataaaaaatgcttattattaatgcttttttatttagaaacaaaattatttgttaattaatatatagCGGCTGTCATTGGCATTGCCTGGCACTTTATCTCAACAgcataaactattattattattaaaacttaattttgttttgaaaaagcttccatgcaaaagtttaaaaattttattttttctggtcATTTTCAGTGTCTTTAAGAGTTTCTTGATGCTTTGATACACAAGTAACTGCTGCCAAAATtgtctcaataaaaattcaaaaaatcaaaaccttaCCCATTTTCCTACAGAGGATTTCCAACCAACAATTGAGTTGTTTATCCATGAGTGAGATTTAATCAAAGTCCCTTTCATTATAACACATTTTGACAGACATGCTCCTAAAGATGCAAAcaatagatttaataaagataacaaCAGTCAAGCTCAAAgtcaaagatatatatatatatatatatatatatatatatatatatatatatatatatatatatgtatgtgtatatatatatatatatatatatatatatatatatatatatatatatatatatatatatatacacttataataaaattttgctcAAAACTAATGAAAATGGGTTTTATTCTGATTAATTTTCAAAGGTCACCCACAAcacgaaatttttaaaatggtataaaagTAGTATTTACAGGCAGTAgcattattcaataaaattctGAAGAATTTTATTGAATCTTATGAAACTTTCTAGAATTTTCTGGACTGTTCTAGATGTTTTTAGAAATCTCTGAAACTTTCTAGAAATTTCTGTCTTCAAGAAGTTTATAGATAGAAGTTTATAGATAGATAGAGCTAGCAAGATTTACACTATATAAGCTGCCTGATTGAGCAATGCTAATAATTATATGTGAATCTGTATTTGCCATTATTTACCAGTCAAATAGCACTATATACAATACACTAATATACTAAGTACAAAAgcacttatatttattattattgtctttcagaaatatattattttcaatcatGATGTCCTATAAGAAAAATGCTTCTACTACTGAAAGAAACAATCCGAACAATTTTATTAGTCGAAAAGAAGAGctaagaaaagaagaaaagaagaaCTGTTCCACTAGAAGAAATCACTGGAAAATAACAGCAGAATAGCATTCAAAATCCGAATTGTTGCGCTATTTGTTCCTGGGAAAATCCATCAAAGGGAGATTTTTAACAGTATCTGCTTTTCCGTCTTGTAGGTCTAGTGCTTGTAACTTAACTTCTCTTTGTTTATTCTTCAACACTAACACTTTATATTCCTGGTGACTAATACGTTTACCATAAAGGAGCTATGACCAGTCTTCATTTAGAAGGTTGGTCACTAGATCAACAAGCCGGAAAAGTAGATACTGTTGTTAAAGGTATAACAGCTATTCTCAATGAATACAGTTTATGAAAGTGTATGAAGAAAATTGCAGTGGACACTACAATTGTAAAAACTGGAAAAGGAAATGGTATTGTCAATTAGTTTTACTAAAGAGAAACTGGAAGAACTATAATTCATTGGTTGTCAACATCATGTTCTTGACGGAGTCCTTTGCATGGTAATTTATGAAGTACTTGGAGGAAACAATATCTAATATCCTTGTAGAGAACTACAAACAGCTCAGAAAGAATTTAAAGAATGGTAAAGAAGTGATTACTGAAACAACAGGATGGTGTGATGATATGAAATTTCTATTTCATTTAACTTGAGTATATGTACAATGCTGATGATTATTAGAAGCTATGTACCAGCTTGCATGGTCACAAAAAAGcgttaaaaccaataaaaaaagttttggaattAGGAACCATAGAGACTGGAAATTCTCAGAATAAATCAGTGTGCAGAACTAGGAATCAAGTATCTTTATGATCTTtttgataaatgtaaaaaaaaagagaccTACAGATTTATTTTGTCTAACAAAGCAATAAGAATTGTATATTATGCTTTAATTAAGCTGAAtactaaacaataattttttgatatgtAGAGTTGCTTTTCGTATTTGTAGAATTGTtatttaagtttgtaattttatatttatttgtaatttagagTTCTATTATGTAACAATAAACTGTTAAATGCTTAAAAACTACATAACAActctttgattaaaaattagaattaaaaaacaacgaTCATAAAATTGTCTGAAACTTTGTCTACTCGCATTTATAGTAAATTCGAATATTTGGTTTGTGGGTGACCTTTTTCAACAAGAAAAtcaaattgatgttttttttcattacttttgtACAAATATTCATGGATTTATGACTCAGGAACATGGGGTCACAAATAAGTCATAACtctaatatgtatgtatgtatatatgtatgtatgtatatatgtatgtatgtatgtatgtatgtatgtatgtatatatgtatgtgtgtatgtatgtatgtatgtatgtatgtatgtatgtatgtatgtatgtatgtatgtatgtatgtatgtatgtatgtatgtatgtatgtatgtatgtatgtatatgtatctatgtatatatatgtatgtatgtattgtttaacaaatgtttaatttataaaatgtgtGTAATTCATACTATGTACAGTGtcataaaatttgaaagtaaACCTTTTACCTTTTTCAACAATAACATCAGGACCAATAACAACATTTGGACCTATCTGAACATCGTCATCAATTTTTGCAGTAgaatgcttgaaaaaaaaacatagttttgctgaaaaatattttttagtattataaaaatttaaaaattaaaagcacaaataaatatataattatctgaattcaaaaatatgaatactttcagaaatttattatctcaaagtaaaattaaaaaattattctatatagactaagcaaattttaaaataataaaaaatattgtctaattaaaatatattaatttaaatttcagtTTGAAATGTTcataaatttctgaaaaataactTCACCCAGTTAAAATTATCCAACTCAATAAATCTGGCATTTATATCGataaaaggttttgttttttaaatgtctaattgatattttcattttatttacacattaaatgaaaaacagtaagcaatgacattaaaaaaattatttcaactataaaaataactcaCTACTAAAACATTTCCAACATTTCCTGGACCTTTGTATAACTCATCCGAGCTAttcttttttaatgcatttaaatataaacatgtcCCTGTTATAAAATCTTTAGGTTGCCCTATATCCATCCAGTAACCTATATAGGAAAATAAATagatttgttttgaaaaacatgttgaaaacttaaaaacttatttcttttgAAACTAATTTGTTTTAACAATCTGCAAAAAgctttatgaataaaaatgcaactagtaattttgtttttcaaagtaaaaatttcaaaaactatagcaaaaaaaggtaaaataagactaaaaagtaaaataaagctaaattaacttttaaaaaatgtttgtacaGGTGTCATGAAGGGCCTGGAAGATTTGATTATGggatttttgataaatattttaagaacacataaattttaatctaaaatttttattaagatataaaaatgtttttttgtaatgcttaaaactaaaaattgaaaaattaaattaaaattaaaactttagtaATCATtagaataaagtttttaaagatttttataataacacttaataaaaaaagttttttttcaaaacgatCATTACGTATAAAACACTTTCTAAAatgcacaaaatatttttattaaatgaaacatttaataaacaaaatatagaaaataaccTTTTAACTCAAAGCAATATAATTCACCATCTTTAGCCATAAAAGGGAAAACTTCTTTTTCAATTGACATCGGCTTTGGCTAAAATAGGAAATTAAGTTAAAAGATTTCTGCAACTATAATGACTGTGTTGCAACTATAATGACtgtatttatatcatataaagtgattatgattatgtttatatttaaaaaacaaccatGTTTATATGATAGAATAtgtgttataaaataattaatatgaacAAATTTGCAACTAGACAAGACCCCAACCCAAGCTTTGGTAGCACTTAGTAGAGtttagtatacttttttttaatttataaattaacttgTTTCACTGCATATTGTAGTAAATGTATCAGATCTTAAAAACAATGATTAATGCTAATAAAAATCCTTTGAGAATTTTATGACTCCTCAACTCTGGTTATCATACAAATAAAGATTCTGcgagaagttttttatttttgaccatTTTGACTTTCTATTTATCTGTTTTTCTATGggaatagaaaaaagaaagagaaagataataaaataatagtaaatagcaatacaaataataaaaacaatcttttcATGTaacaatataagtattttttataaaaatttcagtttataaatgcaagataatattttttacaaaacacatataaaactataaaattctAGCATGGCTTGCGGTCAAATGCACATTTTCTAACAGCcgttttatcataatttcaataggatttaatatgctgatataagttttatactttggtgAGAAATAAgccaaaatcttattttaacaaACCCTGTttgttaaaataagattttaacaaACAGGGTTTCAGTATAAAGAGGCaactccattttttttaattgttgatatATCCTACTATCAACCCTATAACCAAACACGAAACTTTAAAAAGTCACTGCAAGCAAAGAAGTTGAGTGCTTCCAGGAATGTGGGAGTTTAAACTAAATACTTTTGACTTTCCTACTTactattgtttgaaatttaaaaaaattcaatttatattttttcatacagTAACCAGAAAGTATCAGAAAATATtgtcatcaataaaaaatatattaacttttctctttgttacatttaatttaatcatttacaaaaatcaattttcttataaaaaattaaatgacaaTAATTATTCTTAGTACAGACTCATACCATACATATGACTCATACCATACATATGACTCATACCATACATATGACTCATACCATACATATGACTCAAACTCATATGAATCATAGTACAAAAGATTTCTGTGACAGGATAAaccttactttttgatataaacaaaaaaaaaattctgaaaataagCATTTATATGTAACTTTtggtatttgtaaaaaaattaaaaaattgaaaagcatTATATTTGACATTGAAAGGTACTAAATTTACCAATTTTTGTATTAGTTTTATAAGATTTGTTAAACAGGTcttagtttatgttttttaattagtttatgaggtaatataaaattgtttgcaaCAGTTGaagcttttttcaaaaaaattttttattgaagcaaaaagtttttttttcaaataaatgtaacaaataaattacaatttaagaAATTTGGAGATGTTTATGTAGCCAACAAATTTCTCTGAAAATTTGCGCATTTATGTAATTTTGTATCTGGATATctgcaattaaaataataaaattatttgaacattttttatctatttttattactttatttttagtttatttatcattaattttttatttctattattcatttattatttagttttatcaactttttttttctttgaattttaaaaatttatgatttcttGATAAATGTTTTAGCATTATTTGCTGATGCTAGGTAAGATAGGCAATCGTAACATTagatatttgtttatttataaaaatcataaatttccATAATTTTAATCTGCTTATTAtagataattttgtataaataaagtttgttatttttttaacattgttgtttttttacttgtacTATCTTAAACAtgtttgcaaacatttttttgctgATTATTAAGTAGGAagaatttttctatttatctattttatttacagcttaAACATGTCCAAAATTATCAAGTCATGCTTTTTAACTGCAATTGTAATGAATCAAGAGTGACTGGTAGAGTagattaactaaataaaatcgCAGAAAGTAGTAGAGTTTGGTAACACCATccatacaaaatttaaaaatggtttaaaagatAGGAGTTTGAAgagtttacaattttacaagATTTGTGTAAGCAGTTATTCATCCAAGGAACATAGTTATTCTATGAGCACTTTCAGCTTCTTGTGCACTCTTTTGTGGGCAGGAATGTTTGCCACTTAAATATGATCCTAAATATCCAGAACAATGAAATACGCTGTAAAGCTGTATGCTACACACATAAGCTATGATCTTTTGGTTCTTAGTTTATCAGAAATAGGTAGTATCATTTATTTCTGTAAAGAAGCAGTACGCAatcctaatttttaaaattttaaggagGGTGATATGTTTAGAATAGCTTCAACAAAGGTTGAAATCAAAGCAGTTTCTGATAATACAACAAAGGATTACAATACATGCATTTGCACAGAAGATACAATGAAAGTGACAAGTCAAACATTGTAATTGTGTCAAAAAGTTATACCCTTTTAAAAGTGTCTCTTGTTATAACACTCCATCACACTTATTCATTAAGGCAACTTATTGACTTGCTGTATACCAATGGAgatcattttttgtaaaactaaataAGTTTGAATGTATTACATTGCAAAGACataatctttaatatatttgtaatgtttctttttttcagtttttattttttattctgattcactctTAATGAGGCTGCAAGCaaacactattaagttgggagttactagaagaaaaaaagaatagagttatagagcaagaaaaCAGATTGAAGTTAAACATTTAGGTTTGTAAAACCTTTAATACAATATTGTATAGCAGACTGCAAAAGCTTCATTACATATTGCCACAGCTAGAAGGAGGAAGCTCACAAAATGTGAGATAATTCATACCAAgagtggtaaaaaaaaaaaaaaaaagattaaaaatctcCCTCCAACAACAGAGGCATTTGAATTCCGTACTCCATTTGCAAGCTTGCACTTGAAATGCAGCAGCTTCTTTGTTCCATccacttttgaaattttatatagaattttaatttaaacaacagtataaaaattcttttgaatttttatactgctatttaaatttgaaataactcttaaaaatttttaactaacttaactaaaattttatacataaacttatgttgatattttcaatataaatgcatagaaaaaaaagtttatctaaagtaattaaagattgtgacttttttttatgtttttttttagaaatatatattttctcttatttataataaatcttctattatttattttatatattctatgAAAAATTgatacaactttaaattgagcTGAATTACCAAGTAATTTGTAATAGAGTTGAACACTGTATTTTTTCTAATCAAATTTTCACATCCATCTTTTTGCTTTTTAGACTGAGTAATGCCATtccctttttaaataaatcttgaatataaaaattaaaaaatagttgtattttgatctaaaatttaccttatttttttatataaacgctataaatatataaaatatattatatttttttaattatggttAACTGTAaaagattttactttttttttttgcttttaagaacaaataataGAATCTTAAAGGGATCCCGAGAcactgcaaaaaattttaattattttagtatatgtcgtcatttttttttaaggacgTCTtgtactaaaactttttaaagtctgtagattgtggCGTATATTATGAAGACAATTTGGCCTATTACAAAACAGAGAAGGCAAGTTTtgactaaaacaaaaaagttagtATTTCTCTGCATGtatatattcttttgttttattccTGAAAATTTAgaccaaacattttttttatcatcctCTTTAATATAAACTCAACATGTCTCCgcagtttgggatcccttttaacaagttttttatttccagaattgttttcttttgattttttttattcaaagttgaaTTTTCATTCCATATTCTATACTTTCCGTAATAATATTTTGacatataaatgatatatttatcatatattttttattttctttcatatttaataaataaccaCTGGATGGTTAACAGTATAAATTAAgtgtaaagttaaaataaaaaataaataaaaaggtattatagtaaaatttctttattaagtacaaatataaagaaaatatctttACCAAAATTCTTTTAAGTATACTtggattaaaaatatacattccagcattaattttgtttgaaacaaACTCAGCTGGcttttcaacaaagttttcaatcTTGCCAGTTGATGCATCAAACACTACAACACCATATTTTGAAGGTTCATCTACTTTTGtcaccttaaaaataaaatgattacaaaataaaaatgccacaaattattaaatttcatgtatatatatatatatatatatatatatatatatatatatatatatatatatatatatatatatatatatagacatatatatatatatatatatatatatatatatatatatatatatatatatatatagacatatatatatatatatatatatatatatatatatatatatatatatatatatatatatatatatatgtatatatatatatatgtatatacatttatatgtatatacatatatatatatatatatatatatatatatatatatatatatatatacacacacatatatatatatacacatatatatatatatatatatatatatatatatatatatatatatatatatatgtatatatatatatgtatatacatatatatgtatatacatatatatatatatatatatatatatatatatatatatatatatatatatacacacacacatatatatatatatacacacatatatatatatatatatatatatatatatatatatatatatatatatatatatatatatatatatattatatatacactgCCGCTAACGGAAGTTaggacaaaaaatattttttcaaaagaacaatattaaaatgtaattacgttaaaaaattatttacttatttagtaaaatttatgtttatataaaataaatcaagttaaataaaatttgtatcaaaaaaattctaaattaagttattttaatgtaaatatattaaaataactaacatttaaaataacataaattgtACTCACAAGTAAAAGtcttatcattttaaataaataaacagaaaacgCAGAAACATATTAAAGGTCACGTATGAACCTGTATTTTACATTATCAACTCAAATCTTTTAAGTTTGTCATTTAACAAGTATTTCTAGTGTTTACTGTGTTTTTGCAGATATTTTGTGTATTTTGTgttagtgttttaaaaatttcaagtgcAGAAGTTccaaggtaaaaataaaaattatttttttagtgtaaattcaaaatattgaaaaaaatatgccTAAAGGTAAGCCAATAAGTGTTGAAAACAGGACAACAATACTCACTTTGCTTCAAGAAGGCTATACAGTTAGAAAAATAGCTGAAAAATTAAATCTGAGTAAATCAACAGTTAGCTATACGATTCGTCAATATCGAGAATCTGGAAGTTTGGAAGACAGAAATTGTCCAGGTCCTTCTCGCATAACAACAAAAACTGATGACCGACGTATAAAAATCATCAGTAAGCGTAATCGAACGTTAACTGCTCCACAAATAACAGCTATTTTCAACTGtgattgagaaaaaaaagtttctgtcaGTGCAATCAAACGATGATTGCAAAAAGCGAATTTGCATGGTCGTGTTGCTATCCGAAAACCATACCTACGAAAAGTTAATCAACAGAAGAGATTCCGTTGGGCACAGCTCCACAAAAATTGGACGATGGATAAATGGAAATAAGTACTTTGGACCGATGagtcaaaatttgaagttttcgGAAATAAGCGAAGAGTTTACGTTAGAAGATCTGTTGAAGAAAAAATGCTAACTCAATGTCTGGTTCCAACAGTAAAACATGGTGAAGGCTCTGTGATAGTTTGGGGTTGTTTCTCTCTGGATGGAGTGGGATATTTGCATAAAACCGATGGTATAATGAGAGCAGAACATTATAGAGATATCCTGGAAACAAGTGCAATCCCTTCAGGACTTCGATTAATCGGTGATACTTTTAATCTGATGCATGATAATGACCCTAAACATACTGCATTATTATGTGGAAATTATTTAGAATcaaaaaaagctgaaaatgtATTACGTGTAATGACCTGGCCTCCCCAAAGCCCAGGCCTCAACCCGATTGAGTTACTATGGGATGAACTGGATAGAAAAATTAGAACTGTATGTCCAACATCAAAATCTCATTTATGGAACATTATGGAACAGGAATGgaataatattcaaaaagaaacaattagaaaATTAATTGAAAGAATGTTGAGAATAGTTAAAGCAGTTATCAATCAAAGGGTGGTTTTTttgacgaaaaaaaaatttaattattataatggtttttgtacatttttattacataaaactgactaataatatattttatattgaaaatgtataaaaaatataatttttattaatataaattaaaaattctataacgtaattatatattaattttgctttttcgAAAAAATCTCCACTGTCCTAACTTCCGTGAGCggcagtgtatatatatatatatatatatatatatatatatatatatatatatatatatatatatatatatatatatattagagtggtttaaaaaattgaaaggtGGAAAGTTAAGTTGGGTCACGTTTGCTTATGTTCTATTCCCCATATGGACCATTTTGCTTCATGCCAAGATTTTCCATAAACTAAAGCAACAAACAGGCTGATTTTGGTCAAAGCTTTTCTTTCATGAGCAGTGAGAGTTGTTTGATTCTTGAAAAGAAGGATTTTGATGGAATGGATGCTCTTTGCCATCCACCTGGCATGGTGCATGGCTCCAGGTGCTCAAAATCGCACTTCTTCTTTTGGGCAACCACCAAGAAAGATGAGGCACAATTGTAGAAGCTCGCCATAGTCTTGgcgagctttttttttttcttggcgTTGGTGATGGCTTTTTATAGCATCATTGTAGTATGCAACCATTTCATTGCGGATATCAGTCATGGATCCACTGAAGAGCATTTCATCAGCAGCATCATACTTGCTTTGGTCAAATGTTGGCCATTCTTTTTGAAATCGTTTGTATAAACCTACATCAGATCCAGTGGTAGCTCCAAGATATGTGGATGCAAATACGCTCAAAAGTATAACTTCAAAAACAGGGTGGCGACATGCTATCCACACAAGGTCTTTCTTGAGggttttttcaataattatgcAAGCTCCAGATTTTAAGCCAGTGTTTGTTGTATAGAACACAAGCCCACATATTTTGTCTTTGAGATGCCAATTATCCAATAGTTCAAGGCAGGCACTAGCTTGCTCCTCACCTGTTCCCCTTATGATTTTGGGAACCtcaagtaacttttcttctccAGCTCCAGAAACTAGGATTGCAATTGTCTACCTTTACATTTGTCTGGACAATATCTGGTAGGATTTTTCCACCCCAGTGCAACAGAAGTGGTACCTGGGTTGAATAAGATTTT containing:
- the LOC100206733 gene encoding mannose-1-phosphate guanyltransferase beta isoform X2, producing MNALILVGGYGTRLRPLTLSRPKPLIEFCNKPMLLHQVEALAKAGVRHVILAVSYLSDMLEEELKKEEEKLGIKISMSHEREPLGTAGPLALARHWLEESTEPFFVLNSDITCEYPFEEMINFHKKHGKEGTLVVTKVDEPSKYGVVVFDASTGKIENFVEKPAEFVSNKINAGMYIFNPSILKRILPKPMSIEKEVFPFMAKDGELYCFELKGYWMDIGQPKDFITGTCLYLNALKKNSSDELYKGPGNVGNVLVHSTAKIDDDVQIGPNVVIGPDVIVEKGACLSKCVIMKGTLIKSHSWINNSIVGWKSSVGKWVRMEGVCVLGEDVHIQDEIYLNGAKVLPHKSLAASIPEPNIVM